The following nucleotide sequence is from Pseudoliparis swirei isolate HS2019 ecotype Mariana Trench chromosome 7, NWPU_hadal_v1, whole genome shotgun sequence.
caccCACTAGTTTGCTCACAGCCCTCGGATAAACTTCTTAAAGAATGATGACAGCTTATAACGCCGCACCGACCGGCGGCGTCATCGCGGAAGCGTTGCGCccacccagcgccgccgctcccataaagcgcgctgtgcggagggcaccaagtcctgagggggctccacaagaTAGGCAACTAAAGAAaacctcatagttataataattataatgccgatattattttagtcttgaaatattaggcaccttttaggcatctTGTTCTGCGTGTTTTGtgatatcacaaaacaggcagaacaagagagatgtttaattgcTCCAATCTCGAGTATTGCACCTTTAAAAATAGGAGATGATGCGCCAATTAAAACCATTTTCTTGGTAAATGAAGTAATGAAGGAACTAAACCTACAAAATGATAAATATTGGTTGTTTGTATTTTGAAACGGCTGTATTGTCCAATCACCGTTTACATTGGGTTGTGTGGGTGAACTTGTTTCGCTGGCTGGGTTTTGGTGGGCCGGTCATTCCCTGACCGTTCCTGGCAAAGGATGAGAACATATTTGAACGTGTCCTCAGTGAAATCAGCCTTCGCCTCATTCCATGCGTCTGATTTTGAATCAAGTCTTTCCGGCTGTGACGCTCACATCAGGATTACTTGCGGCAGACAATAAGTGAACAGCTCATTCAGCCAGCCCTCCGCTGCCAAACAAACACTCGCTCTCTGGAAGAGTCTGACGTACACCCGCCCACTCgctcaggcacacacaggcaaacagacacgtacacacactctgcggaggctggaggtgtgtgttgtgtaacaGCGGGTCAAGCGGTCACAAACACCCACCAGACCGTAGCAACCGCCAAGGCTGCCAGCTTAGAGCGGATGTGAACTGTGTCACAGGACAGCTGACATTAATAGTGGGTTTAGATCTGAGAATATGTCAGTCGGTTATTGGATTTCAGCACATTTGAGGACACGTGAGGATTTACACTGTTCCTCAGAAATCCTTGCATCATTATTAGTCATGTTGCAATGCAGAAAGAAGCAAACGGGAGAGTCTCCTGACTTCTCCCTGTGCAAACCATTCAGTCACGACGCTTATACGAATGAGGAACTGGAGCAGCGAAGGCTGATGATGCAATGTTCAGGCAGGAATAAAAGTATTGAACGAATGTAAATTCTGATTATTCTCTGCTCTAATgctacaaaaataataatgactCAAGATGcacttgcttttttttaaaattattttttagctTTCAAGCACATCTCATTGTCATCGTGAGACGGCTCAGTTGGCATCATGCAACCAAAGCTCAATACTAAAGTCACTTGATACAACTGGGATGACAACGGGACGAGATGTGGTTGAAAGCTCCAGAAGAAAGTTGTGGACTGGAAGTTGACCatgagttatttatttatttttaaaacttgtATTTGAAGGCTCAACCAATGACATGCTTGTGTGTAACAGACTAGAAAACAAGCGAATCATGTCTGActgtttctctctttgtttcttctCTTCTGTCTTCAGGCGGGCAAACCTACGGCTGTGTTTAGAGCGCTTGAAATCCATGGTTCCATTGGGAGTCGATGCCAACCGGCACACCACCCTCAGCCTGCTGATGAAGGCCAAAGATCatatcagggtgtgtgtgtgtgtgtatgcgtgtgtgcgtgtggttcgTGGTTCCAACATCATCAATGCAAAGAGGCAAAGCAAGTTTAGCTGCGTACCTATTTCATTGCAACTCAAGTTGCTTTTCATAATGTAGTttaaaaacagagagaaaggagaaataaTATGGCGTAAAACCTTTTTACATTAAGAAGTTTAAATAAACGGGTAAGAAGGATAAAGggtataataataatgcattatatttTTATAGCGTTTTTagaagtactcaaagacgcttaaaataaaaaataaaagtaaaatcttTACAAATTAAAGTGCAATATTAGTTAAAATCTAACAATTTCAATTAAAATGTAGTCATCAGCTGAAAAGTCTTTAGTTTAAAAGTAGTTTCAGTTGGTGCAAATCTTTTTTGCTCAACGTTTTTTCTATAATAACTAAATGCAGCGTCACCATGTTTGGTTCTGACTGCTGGCTCGTAGGATTCATATGGAAGAAGTAGGTCAGAAATGTACTCAGACTTTTAGCCATTTAATGATTTATGGACACGATTTCTGAGTCTAACTTCAGAGAAATGGACTCAATAGGAGCCTCAACTTCTTTTATCTTTAGCACTGAATACAatgatctcagggttgccattATTTAATGGAACGTTCTGGTTCAGTCAACCATTTACTTGGTCAATGCATTGATGCATCAAGTCTTTCAAAGCATTATTAGTTAGTGAACATGCACAATTGTGAtaaaaagttgttgttgttttgtatgattctgcctaacacacacacacacacagagcaacatTTTTGACCGTTTCTCCTTGTGTCTTGTTCTCTTCTCACCCTGCAGAGGTTGGAGGAGAGCGATAGGAGAGCTCAGCATACGGTGGAGCAGCTACAGCGGGAGCGGAGACACCTGAGGAGGCGTCTGGAGCAGCTCGGGGTGGAGAGGACCCGCATGGACAGTACCGGCTCCGCTGTGTCCGACAAGTTCGACTCTGACCAAGGTACACGCACATAATACATTCACTGATCCCCGTGAAATAGAGTTAATGCATCAGGTGAATCCAGATAAGAGCAAGACGACAATAAACACTCCCGTAAAGTCATTAATCGCTGTCCTCCTTATTTACTGTATATTGTGATCTAATGGTAATGTTGCCTCTCTAGTCAAAGTCGATGCTTTATAAATGTTATAAACAAAGattctttactttaaaaaaatatattttcagcaTTTGAGAGATGATAAATGAAGACGGAAATGATCCCTTAATCATATTTATGTCTCTTTGAGGATTTTACGCCTGCTTGGATCTAACTAATCTTAGTCTGAATCAATTCACAAAGTGATCGACTGCAGTCGACAATCGGGCCGTCAATGTGTTGTCCGTATGAACAATGAAAGTTAGAATAAGTTATCAAACACGGGGAGCAAAGCAAAACACAATGCCTTCACTAACAGAGATGGACTGTCGGCGCATACGGTATCAAGATCACGTGACGAGAATATTCAATTCTCCTTCAGGCCTATTACAATGTGTGCGTTCCCTTTGCTCCAACAGAGGACCTGGATGTGGACGTGGAGGGGACGGACTACCTGCTGGGTGACCTGGAGTGGAGCACCAGCAGTGTGAGCGACTCGGGGGACGAGCGAGGCAGCCTGcgcagcagctgcagcgacGAGGGCTACTCCAGCGCCAgcctgctgctcctgcaggaCTCTCAGGAGAAGGCCAAGCAGCTCGGCTGCAGCCTATAGAGGGCACTGCTGGTCACTGACCCAACTCCACCACTCCCCCTTCCCCCTTCCCGAAATTGCCTCACCGCTCCCAAATCTCGCTCAGACCTCAccatctcccctccctccccctctcgctcCATACATGCCAGGACTGACCAAGTCTGAGGCCTCGAGTCCAGCAGGACCTCTGCGGACTTTCTGTTCCACCGACGACTTCCATCCAGCACCTCCAAGACACCCGCCCACAATCCAGCCCATCGTCAGCGGTCCGTCTTGAGGGTCTCACCCAATCTACTCGGCACCAATCAAACGAGTGGGACTTTAAAGACGCTCCACGTCCTCCGTCCATTCATCAGAAACACAACTTTCAGCCGGAGAATGTTCCCACACAATAGCCCACTGCCTCTTTTTTCTATGCCTCAAGAGCCACGGAAAGCACTTATGAGATTTCACCCCAACTTCACACACTtggatgcacacacatgcacccctcCATCGCTCCCAGAGGTGTGACACTGACATGACGTGGGGCTTTTTTCCCGCCCCGCTCACCGGTCAACCATCTGTGCATGGTACTTTGCACTTATGATTGCTTTTGTAAACAaaactgttcttttttttccattttttttttcttcaaagatgtctctgaaaaacatccctcttcctcctcctcctcctcctccgccccccccaTGCCAGTGGTCTACTGTGCTGTCGACAACATAACGATGTGTTGTGTTGGACTGTTCGGGCCGGCAGCGATACGTCTCTTCTTACCCGGCAGCATTGGCAGCCCTGTTATCTGTCCACCCCAGAGCTACAAAAGTaacacaagaacaacaacaaaatgttgtGCGCAGCATGAGATTGTGAAGGCGCCGGGGGACACAGGACAGTTTCAGGGTTGGGTTTGATGTTTTACTGCCTCTCTCTGATGACTGTGGCGTTTTTACAGCATCCTTTTTAtcataagtgtgtgtatgtcacgCCTGAGCCTGGCGACGACGGAGGTCACCAGCAGGTTTGGACACGTTTGAACCCCCCAGCCGTCAGACTGAACGCTGGTGTGTCTCGGCAGGTGCGCCACTCCTACATTTGTGTGCACTATTTCATCGCGTCCCCATTCACAAGGCATTAATAAGAAGGGAAGAGCATATCCACTGAGAGCAGTCGAGAGACTGGAGCACATTCCATGATGACGAGAGGACAGGCAGGTAAGGTTTGAGAGCAtcattataatttttttgcaAGGAGAGGTTCCTGCCAATTATTTAGGGGAGAGTACAGTTTGAGATGAGCTGAATCGGCCTGAAAAAGAACAGGCTTTGGCTTTTCCGTGGGAACACTGTGTTCACTTATGAAAAGcactaaaatttaaaaaacaaaacagattttCCCTCTTTTGCCTTGCCTACTTCGCTATTTATTGTTTCTGTAAAAATGTTAATGTAAATAGTTTACAGAAAGATCTCTATGTCTAtcaacaaatgtatttattagatATCCTAAATATATAGATGactatatagaaatatatttaagtaGTCCTAGTTTATGGTCTTCTTGTGAGGTTTATTGAGAGTTTATAACGTGTAGTTTGTTTGCACAGCCTAGTCAACCCATAGAGTAATTACATGTACGTCTCTTGTGCCTCGAGGCTTTTGTGTcggaaatgaaatgttttctttgtggTTGATCAGCATTTTTTAAAGCCGTTTTCAAAGCtacatttccctttttaaatacgGGAATAAAaggacaacaaaaaaaactaaataatttataaaaactttaattaaaaagtataaaaatgaGAGGAGCTGGTGGCCAGGTTGAGCGGCGGTGACGATTCCTCCGGCAAAGCTGTTCGCACATCTCCGTGCCTCGGAACCTCGGACAAAATGGCGTCTCGTTAGAATTTGGCGTTTTGTTCGGTTCAAAATCATCACAGGCGGGGAGAGGATTGCAGCTTTTCGAATGTAGACGTCCTCCACCCTGCAGTGCCGCAGCGCCAACGGGACGTCCCCGCTCTCCTCCGCCTGCAACTCTCAGCGAAAGCATGGAGACGAGTCAGAAAAAAATAGATCTAGGAATGTTTAGTGTTTGATTGTGGAatgctgcttcttttttttttcttcgtcaaATTTGAAACTTTTTCAAAACGGAGAGGTGCTGTGAAGCCACGTTTAAAGGAGGACGGACTAAAGGGGACATGTGATGAACATGAGGTGCGAGTGGGCAGTTGTGTTCACTGAAAGGCCatctgtcggtgtgtgtgtgcgtgtgtgtatacagtgtgtgtgcgtgtgattcgTCACGTCTTCAGAGAGAAATATGTTGGGGTGGGTGGTTTTAAAAGGATTGTAAATTGTAAGGATACATTTCTTTTATGGTTCTTCGTTCATTTGTTTACTCGTTAAATGCAAAAAAGTCCACTTTACAAAGACTTCATGTATTGACCTTTAAGCATTAATGTCTATGGGAGTCGACtgtttcctctctgtgtgtgtgtgtgtgtgtgtgtgtgtgaacgatcACCTGCATACTGTTGCgcttcacctccaccccccctcccccggtgcTCTCAGcatctgcctttttttaaagaagcaggTGTGGAATCTCTCAAAGAACAAGACTACAGTCAAACCAGTTGTTTAAGCTACAGGTTTCAGCTTCAGGTGTGTATTAgatttttgcacattttgtcCCTGCATACAAAGTGGCTGATAACGCCTTAAAAACAGACACGACCTAACAGAAGTATATGCGATATGTATGAGTACATATGATATCTACCGACATGCATCACAAGGGCCATTCCGTTTCATTGTGACCGTCACAGGCGTGGTGCTttcatcacaacacacacacacacacacacacgcatacactccGTGTCACAGCTCCATGAACATCGTCGTCGCCTGCCGCCTTTCTCCCTCAGAAAGGTCAAATGTATGTTGATTGAACAATAACTTAAAAGGGAGGGAGTTTTGTGTACTTACTTTTTAAGAATTGGATAATTTGGGCACTGTCGTCTAAAGAAATCACTTAAAatgtggaggaaaagaaaacccTTTGAAAATGAATCGTGGAGCAGCAATTTGTATTTGCCATGGATATTAAaggaataaaacattttaaaccctTGTTTACCTACCTATTGCTTTGTTATTGTCTTACGGGTTTatccagtcacacacacacagacaaccagTGTCTCCATGGAATGACTCATCCTAATGAGAGGTTGAATAGATGGTAAGAAGGAGGATTTTGCACAGCAGATGAAAGCCGGCCTCCACTGGGAGCCTGATCCACGCCAGCCAGCCAGCGTTCTTCAGATTAATCTGCTGCCAGGTTTAAATGTCACATCTGACTGCAGCTCAATAACCAACACGGAGCCggagaaagagggggatgaGCATCTTGAGAAGCAGTTGCATTGGAAAAGGCTTTTTTTGTTctcctattgtgtgtgtgtgtgtgtgtgtgtgtgcttcattgTTACACCTCCAACACCATTGTAATATATCGTAGGCCATTGCAAGGAAAGGGATTTTTAATTTCATGTAACTGCAGTAATTATTGAACAGCAGTCGAGTGTCATACCAGATGCATCAACCGAGTTCCATAATCTTTACTCTGAACACGTCATAAATTAGCAATCTGAGTAGTTTAGTTAGTTATTTCAGTTAGTTAAGTAATCTGTCTTAATAACACTGTTAAATTaatcatttttattgttttagtaTGCATAAATAGACAAGCGAAATAACCAAATAcctgtaaatatttatattaataaaatgcAAACACTCCGTTTTCTGTTGGGATGTTCCCTCTCGGTACACAACTGAAACTTCTGGCACCTATCAACACGCATCCCATtgttgagctgaatctgaggGCCTAGTTCTGtgagactacatttcccagagtgcagcagcagcaatcagTGTCGCTGATTTGGAGCACCTGTGGGGACAGAAGGGCTCTCATGCATTTGTAAAAACAAGCAGCAGAGAGAAGACGCTTCAGGTCACTCCACGGTTCAATCCAAAGGTGGCAATGGTGAAataatttgtttaatttcatggtgtttaaaaatgctgttttttttgttttaaggatTTGTGCtagaatatttcattttgagtttggtaaaaattaaaagtataaaatgtttaattaaaaatgtttaatttaaaatgtaaatttatgttttgtctttaaaggtttacaacctaattcactggcagaccaaatttaaaaaaagaatttaaaaaaaagattgagtCAGTAATTTGAGTTGTCCTTGCGTCCTTTGGAACGGTGAGCAGGAGTTGGACTTGACACCCATCATCATGTATCCTATAATATGAACCATCGTTTAGAGCGGAGCTGTAATCCTGTAGACAGAACAGTGTGGAGGTCAAGACAGTGAGTCCGCCATGTGGGGGAGCTGCAGCCGGGTCAGGGAAAGCCTTGAGAGAGGATCAGCACAAGAACGTGGACTAGACGGTCTCCTTGTGCTTGACCTTCGTCGTGTGGACACGTCGGTCCATTTCTATTGTTGAGATGACGAGATGTTCTCTCCTGCAAACTCAAAAACACTACGACTCCTTTGAGAAATGAgttatatatccatctatctatctatctatctacctacctacatcTATCGATATATATCTCTCCACCaacccacctacctacctacatctatccatctacctacctatctatctgttTCAGTGTTGGTATATATGATAATCCGTCTTTTCATCCCACTGTAAAGCATTTTAAAGGCGTCCACCAATAGACACACCTTGCCTTTAATCTGCACGTGAAACACAAGACAGACACCGCAATGCAGTTCAGCCCGTGCTCCCGCTGAGTGTATTGACATGGCCTACGtgctggtgtgtatgtgtatagaaATGTTATTGACAGTCACggaggtgtgtgttttgtgtgtcagGGTCACGGGCCTACTGACCGACCTCTCCACGTCCTCGCTCGTCAGATTATTCAAAACCATTCGGTTATCTGGGACCTGCACACCCACCTTTCTTTGACCTTCGCCTTCGGAGTACACTCCGAACAAGCACACGGGCAAAAGAGCATTCAGACACGTCGtgcagggaacacacacacacacacacacacacacacacacacacacacatcaaggcATCACAATCAAACAGAAAAATGAGTCCAGTACTATGAGGAAGTACGTAACAATAGACTGATGTATAAGCTTGAAGTCACCAGTTTGAATAAAATGTCTAATCAACCAAATGCCAGTTTAAACAGGTATGTATTGAGTTGGTGTTTACAGAAAGTTACACTTACATTTGTATTAAATTAGAACACCTTAGTGATGTGAATAATAACTCTGGATTATCACATGATTGTTTTCTTAAGTTTTATTGGTCTGaataacatatattttaaacCACAGACTAGgggaaacattaaaaaaactccTTATGAGGAAGAATTAGCTCATTATGACCATCCGACTT
It contains:
- the mxd1 gene encoding max dimerization protein 1, whose product is MAAIGMVQMLIEAAEYLERREREAEHGYASIPPFTSSQERESLKRKSKSKKNTSSRSTHNEMEKNRRANLRLCLERLKSMVPLGVDANRHTTLSLLMKAKDHIRRLEESDRRAQHTVEQLQRERRHLRRRLEQLGVERTRMDSTGSAVSDKFDSDQEDLDVDVEGTDYLLGDLEWSTSSVSDSGDERGSLRSSCSDEGYSSASLLLLQDSQEKAKQLGCSL